The Camelina sativa cultivar DH55 chromosome 14, Cs, whole genome shotgun sequence genome includes a window with the following:
- the LOC104739002 gene encoding protein SULFUR DEFICIENCY-INDUCED 2: protein MMMTMVQRRGGVDSSAAYNVVHKLPHGDSPYVRAKHVQLVEKDAEAAIELFWRAIKARDRVDSALKDMALLMKQQNRAEEAIEAIHSFRDLCSRQAQESLDNVLIDLFKKCGRIEEQVELLKQKLWMIYQGEAFNGKPTKTARSHGKKFQVTVEKETSRILGNLGWAYMQLRDYTAAETVYRKAQVIEPDANKACNLCTCLIKQGKYDEARSILSRHVLTENKEGFGDPRLKARVQEILSELDPQEKEAPVLASVSVECDVGMDEIAVVEGLDDFVKEWRRPYRTRRLPIFEEILPLRDQLAC from the exons ATGATGATGACCATGGTTCAGAGGAGAGGAGGAGTAGACTCTTCGGCAGCGTACAACGTTGTCCATAAGCTACCTCACGGTGACAGTCCTTACGTCCGAGCCAAACATGTTCAG TTGGTGGAGAAAGATGCAGAAGCAGCGATAGAGTTGTTTTGGAGAGCGATTAAAGCGAGAGATAGAGTTGATAGTGCTCTTAAAGACATGGCTTTGTTGATGAAACAACAGAACAGAGCTGAGGAAGCCATTGAAGCTATTCATTCCTTTAGAGATCTTTGTTCTAGGCAAGCTCAAGAATCACTTGACAATGTCCTCATCGATCTTTTTAAG AAGTGTGGGAGGATTGAAGAGCAAGTTGAGTTATTGAAGCAAAAGCTTTGGATGATATATCAAGGAGAAGCTTTCAATGGCAAACCAACAAAGACTGCCAGATCTCATGGCAAGAAATTTCAGGTCACGGTCGAGAAAGAAACCTCTAGGATCTTG GGAAACTTGGGATGGGCTTATATGCAACTAAGGGACTACACAGCGGCTGAAACCGTTTACAGGAAAGCTCAAGTGATAGAGCCAGATGCTAACAAGGCTTGTAATTTATGCACATGTCTTATCAAGCAAGGGAAGTACGATGAGGCGAGGTCGATTCTTTCTCGTCATGTACTAACAGAGAACAAAGAAGGTTTTGGTGATCCGAGgttgaaggctcgggttcaagAGATTTTGAGTGAGCTAGACCCACAGGAGAAGGAAGCACCGGTTTTAGCTTCTGTGTCTGTGGAATGTGATGTTGGTATGGATGAGATTGCAGTTGTGGAAGGGCTTGATGATTTTGTGAAGGAATGGAGGAGGCCTTATAGGACAAG
- the LOC104743147 gene encoding uncharacterized protein LOC104743147, which translates to MSNWSSDPEVDEMVEEEVDNIVGEIQYNYTHQDVPSAPIFRRVHINRDREEGHTRLWNDYFSENPTYNHRMFRRRFRMNKPLFIRIVNTIENGVSYFRQRRDATGRLGLSALQKCMATICMMAYRCSADAMDEYQRLAETTAHKCLEKFVE; encoded by the coding sequence ATGTCTAATTGGAGTTCTGATCCAGAAGTCGatgaaatggtagaggaggaagTCGATAATATAGTGGGTGAGATTCAATACAACTACACTCACCAAGACGTTCCATCAGCTCCAATATTTCGCAGAGTGCACATTAATAGAGACCGCGAAGAAGGCCACACTCGGctatggaatgattattttagtgagaaTCCAACTTACAATCACAGAATGTTCCGCCGTCgatttagaatgaacaaaccattgttcATTCGTATTGTCAATactattgagaatggagtcTCATACTTCAGACAAAGACGAGATGCTACTGGAAGGCTGGGTCTTTctgcacttcaaaaatgtatgGCAACTATTTGTATGATGGCATACAGATGTTCGGCTGATGCAATGGATGAATATCAACGACTCGCTGAAACAACCGCCCACAAATGCCTTGAAAAATTTGTGGAAtga
- the LOC104739003 gene encoding uncharacterized protein LOC104739003: MLVVLASEEEEEEDGGDNISHLRDTAEEAAPQSPASLAVSKASLRSKRRRRKAWIRGK; encoded by the coding sequence ATGCTGGTCGTCTTGGCTtccgaggaggaggaggaggaagacggAGGCGACAACATCAGCCACCTAAGAGACACAGCGGAAGAAGCTGCACCGCAGTCTCCAGCGAGCCTTGCCGTCTCAAAAGCATCCTTAAGATCAAAACGGAGGCGGAGAAAAGCGTGGATCAGAGGAAAGTAA
- the LOC104739004 gene encoding ankyrin repeat domain-containing protein 13C-like, translated as MASSIDVTKYGHSPVHHAVVTRDYAGLKKLLSALPKMRDPSEVKNEAASVAEETKADSIASVIDRRDVVNRDTALHLAVKLGDETSAEMLMASGADWSLQNEHGWSALQEAICGREERIAMIIVRHYQPLAWAKWCRRLPRLLATMHRMRDFYMEITFHFESSVIPFISRVAPSDTYKIWKRGANLRADMTLAGFDGFRIQRSDQTILFLGDGSEDGKVPSGSLLMISHKDKEIMNALDGAGAAASEEEVRQEVAAMSKTSIFRPGIDVTQAVLFPQLTWRRQEKTEMVGQWKAKVYDMHNVVVSIKSRRVPGAMTDEELFSNTNQENDTESEDLGDILTEDEKKQLELALKLDSPEESSNSESSRVSQKQNSCSFEEREIPVTDGNGYCKQEKKGWFSGWRKREEGHKRSSVPPRSSLSVDEKVSDLLGDDDSPSRGGRPIKPGRHSTVETVVRDENRGLRDSSKAASTSEGSGSSKRKEGSKENEYKKGLRPVLWLSERFPLQTKELLPLLDILANKVKAIRRLRELMTTKLPSGTFPVKVAIPVIPTIRVLVTFTKFEELEAIEDEFVTPPSSPTSSVQNSPREETQNSSGSSSSWFQWIKTPSQRPSTSSSSGVINTGKAENDQDPFAIPRGYNWITSEEKKKKIQEKNKAKKGKSSQIS; from the exons ATGGCAAGCAGCATTGATGTTACCAAGTACGGTCATAGCCCTGTTCATCACGCTGTTGTCACCAGAGATTATGCTGGTCTCAAGAAACTGTTATCCGCTCTTCCTAAGATGCGTGACCCTTCTGAGGTTAAGAACGAAGCGGCTTCTGTAGCTGAAGAGACAAAAGCTGATTCAATCGCTTCTGTTATAGACAGGCGTGATGTCGTGAACCGAGACACGGCTCTTCATTTAGCTGTAAAGCTCGGTGATGAGACCTCCGCGGAGATGCTTATGGCATCAGGTGCTGATTGGAGCTTGCAGAATGAGCATGGATGGAGCGCACTACAAGAAGCTATTTGTGGTAGAGAAGAGAGGATCGCTATGATCATCGTGAGGCATTATCAGCCTTTGGCTTGGGCTAAATGGTGCAGGAGGTTGCCTCGGCTTCTGGCTACCATGCATAGAATGAGAGATTTCTACATGGAGATCACTTTCCATTTCGAGAGTTCTGTCATACCTTTCATTTCAAGGGTGGCGCCTTCGGATACTTATAAGATTTGGAAGAGGGGTGCTAATCTTAGAGCGGATATGACGTTGGCTGGCTTTGATGGTTTCAGGATTCAAAGATCAGATCAGACTATACTTTTTCTTGGAGATGGGTCTGAGGATGGTAAAGTTCCTTCCGGTTCTCTTCTTATGATTTCACATAAAGATAAGGAGATAATGAATGCTTTAGACGGCGCTGGAGCTGCGgcatcagaagaagaagttcgCCAAGAAGTGGCTGCAATGTCCAAGACAAGCATTTTCAGACCCGGGATCGATGTTACTCAAGCTGTTCTCTTCCCACAATTGACATGGAGGCGTCAAGAGAAGACAGAAATGGTTGGGCAATGGAAAGCTAAAGTGTATGATATGCACAACGTAGTTGTTAGTATAAAATCAAGAAGAGTACCGGGTGCAATGACCGATGAGGAGCTTTTCTCAAACACTAATCAAGAAAACGATACAGAAAGCGAGGATCTTGGAGATATCTTGACGGAAGACgagaagaagcagctggagttAGCGCTCAAGTTGGATTCACCGGAAGAATCTTCTAACAGCGAGAGCTCTAGGGTTTCTCAAAAGCAGAATAGTTGTTCCTTCGAGGAGCGAGAGATTCCAGTAACGGATGGAAACGGGTATTGCAAACAGGAGAAGAAAGGATGGTTCAGTGGATGGAGGAAACGAGAGGAAGGGCACAAACGAAGTAGTGTTCCTCCAAGAAGTTCACTTAGTGTCGATGAGAAAGTAAGCGATCTTCTTGGAGACGATGATTCTCCATCTCGTGGAGGAAGACCGATAAAACCTGGAAGACACTCAACGGTTGAGACTGTTGTGAGGGACGAAAACAGGGGATTAAGAGATTCATCAAAAGCAGCTTCAACATCAGAAGGCAGCGGAAGTAGCAAGCGAAAAGAAGGAAGCAAAGAGAACGAGTACAAGAAAGGGCTTAGACCAGTTCTTTGGCTTTCTGAGAGGTTTCCATTACAGACAAAAGAACTTCTTCCATTGCTCGATATCCTTGCAAACAAAGTCAAAGCAATTCGGCGTTTGAGAGAGCTTATGACTACGAAACTACCTTCCGGAACATTCCCAGTCAAG GTTGCTATTCCGGTGATTCCTACGATTAGAGTACTTGTTACATTTACAAAGTTTGAAGAGCTAGAAGCTATTGAAGATGAGTTTGTCACACCACCATCAAGTCCCACTTCTTCAGTTCAGAACAGTCCTAGAGAAGAAACACAGAACTCATCAGGCTCATCCTCCTCATGGTTTCAGTGGATCAAAACACCGAGCCAGCGTCCATCAACAAGCTCGAGCTCTGGAGTTATTAATACCGGTAAAGCCGAGAACGATCAAGATCCATTTGCAATTCCAAGGGGATACAATTGGATCACAtctgaagagaagaagaagaagatccaagaGAAGAATAAGGCTAAGAAGGGTAAGTCATCTCAGATCAGCTGA
- the LOC109128626 gene encoding ankyrin repeat domain-containing protein 13B-like — protein MASSIDVTKYGHSPVHHAVVTRDYAGLKKLLSALPKMRDPSEVKNEAASVAEETKADSIASIIDRRDVVNRDTALHLAVKLGDETSAEMLMASGADWSLQNEHGWSALQEAICGREERIAMIIVRHYQPLAWAKWCRRLPRLLATMHRMRDFYMEITFHFESSVIPFISRVAPSDTYKIWKRGANLRADMTLAGFDGFRIQRSDQTILFLGDGSEDGKVPSGSLLMISHKDKEIMNALDGAGAAASEEEVRQEVAAMSKTSIFRPGIDVTQAVLFPQLTWRRQEKTEMVGQWKAKVYDMHNVVVSIKSRRVPGAMTDEELFSNTNQENDTXSFKMM, from the exons ATGGCAAGCAGCATTGATGTTACCAAGTACGGTCATAGCCCTGTTCATCACGCTGTTGTCACCAGAGATTATGCTGGTCTCAAGAAATTGTTATCCGCTCTTCCTAAGATGCGTGACCCTTCTGAGGTTAAGAATGAAGCAGCTTCTGTAGCTGAAGAGACAAAAGCTGATTCAATCGCTTCTATTATAGACAGGCGTGACGTCGTGAACCGAGACACGGCTCTCCATTTAGCTGTGAAGCTCGGTGATGAGACCTCCGCGGAGATGCTTATGGCATCGGGTGCTGATTGGAGCTTGCAGAATGAGCATGGATGGAGCGCACTACAAGAAGCTATTTGTGGTAGAGAAGAGAGGATCGCTATGATCATCGTGAGGCATTATCAGCCTTTGGCTTGGGCTAAATGGTGCAGGAGGTTGCCTCGGCTTCTGGCTACCATGCATAGAATGAGAGATTTCTACATGGAGATCACTTTCCATTTCGAGAGTTCTGTCATACCTTTCATTTCAAGGGTGGCGCCTTCGGATACTTATAAGATTTGGAAGAGGGGTGCTAATCTTAGAGCGGATATGACGTTGGCTGGCTTTGATGGTTTCAGGATTCAAAGATCAGATCAGACTATACTTTTTCTTGGAGATGGGTCTGAGGATGGTAAAGTTCCTTCCGGTTCTCTTCTTATGATTTCACATAAAGATAAGGAGATAATGAATGCTTTAGACGGCGCTGGAGCTGCGgcatcagaagaagaagttcgCCAAGAAGTGGCTGCAATGTCCAAGACAAGCATTTTCAGACCCGGGATCGATGTTACTCAAGCTGTTCTCTTCCCACAATTGACATGGAGGCGTCAAGAGAAGACAGAAATGGTTGGGCAATGGAAAGCTAAAGTGTATGATATGCACAACGTAGTTGTTAGTATAAAATCAAGAAGAGTACCGGGTGCAATGACCGATGAGGAGCTTTTCTCAAACACTAATCAAGAAAACGATACAGANA GTTTTAAGATGATGTAA